In Pseudomonadaceae bacterium SI-3, the sequence CGCTCCGGTATCGCCGAGCGACTGATGCACAGCCTCGTTCGCATACTCGGTCCGTTGCGTGGCGGTTACGCCGTAACGGTCGTGCTGGTGGGCATCCTGCTGGCCGCATCCACCGGTATCGTCGGCGCCTCGGTGGCCCTGCTCGGCATGCTCTCGATTGGGCCGATGCTGCAGGCCAAGTACAACAAGAGCCTCGCCGTCGGCACCGCCTGTTCGGTTGGCACCCTGGGCATTCTGATTCCGCCAAGCATCATGTTGGTCCTGATGGCCGACCGACTCGGTACGTCGGAAGCCTCAGTGGGCAAGCTGTTCATGGGTGCGCTGATACCCGGGATGATGCTGGCACTGATGTACATCCTCTACATCGTTGTGGTGTCGTGGCTGAAGAAGGACTTTGCGCCTGCTCCGGCCAATCGCCAAAAGCTCGATGCAAAGGCGCTGATCGATGTGTTCTGGGCGGTGGTGCCACCCTTCGTCCTGATTCTGGCCGTGCTGGGCTCGATCTTCTTCGGCATCGCCACCACCACCGAGGCCTCTGCTGTAGGTGCATTCGGCGCGGTATTGATGGCTGCCCTCAGCCGTAAGTTGAACATGGCGGTGCTGAAGGAAGCGCTCTACCAGACCAGCCGCACCTCAGCATTCATCTTCGGCATCTTCATCGGTGCCACGGTGTTCGCCGCCGTGTTGCGTGGACTGGGCGGCGATGACGTGATCCGCGCGGCGCTCACCGGCCTGCCATTCGGCCAGACTGGGGTGTTGCTGACCGTCCTGTTCATCACGTTCTTGCTGGGCTTTTTCCTGGATTGGGTGGAGATCACCCTGATCATCCTGCCGCTGGTGGCGCCGGTGCTGTTTTCCATGGGCGTGGATCCGCTGTGGTTTGCCGTGCTCTTCGCGCTGTGCCTGCAGACCTCGTTTCTTACCCCGCCGGTGGGCTTCGCGTTGTTCTATATCAAGGGAGTCTGCCCGCCGGAAGTCACGACGCGGGACGTCTATCTCGGCGTCATGCCCTACATCCTGATCCAGCTGCTGGGCCTGGCACTGGTTTTCTTCTTCGCGCCATTGGCGACATGGCTGCCCAACGAGGTGTACGGACTCTGAGCCCGGACCCGGCTGCCTTGCCCCTGGCAGCCGGCGCCTTCCATAATCGGCCGAACCTCACCGGACAGCTCGAACCCATGGCAATCGCCCGCAACGACCTTGATCTCAACGGCCTGACCATCGGCGTATCTCCCGAACGTTTCCGTGCGGTGGCCATGCCGCTGCTATTCGACCACCTCAATGCCCAATGCGAAGGCACCATCGCGGTCAACCGCCAGGCACGCATTGTCTGGATCAACGATAAGTACGCCGAGAAGATCGGCATCAGCGACCCGCGTAGCGTACTCGGCAAGGA encodes:
- a CDS encoding C4-dicarboxylate ABC transporter; this encodes MGLEEILVISMFATFMGLLLLGFPVAWSLAGIGLLFAVLGHVMVEHFDADLWFTWDGTIGVLDARIYGIVANELMVALPLFIFMGIMLDRSGIAERLMHSLVRILGPLRGGYAVTVVLVGILLAASTGIVGASVALLGMLSIGPMLQAKYNKSLAVGTACSVGTLGILIPPSIMLVLMADRLGTSEASVGKLFMGALIPGMMLALMYILYIVVVSWLKKDFAPAPANRQKLDAKALIDVFWAVVPPFVLILAVLGSIFFGIATTTEASAVGAFGAVLMAALSRKLNMAVLKEALYQTSRTSAFIFGIFIGATVFAAVLRGLGGDDVIRAALTGLPFGQTGVLLTVLFITFLLGFFLDWVEITLIILPLVAPVLFSMGVDPLWFAVLFALCLQTSFLTPPVGFALFYIKGVCPPEVTTRDVYLGVMPYILIQLLGLALVFFFAPLATWLPNEVYGL